A window of the Pedobacter frigiditerrae genome harbors these coding sequences:
- a CDS encoding TonB-dependent receptor, whose amino-acid sequence MKEKLLVLFLLILLSASVNAQQKTITGKITEKGGLPLPGVSVTVPGTRIATQTNEDGVYSITVPNNTTLLAFRFLGYVSKTLTIASGTINVTLEEDTSTLSDVVVTGYGTVKKSDLVGSVVSIRGNQIANRPVQSFDQALGGKAAGVQITIPNGVLNNPPVFRIRGTNSISLSSYPLVIVDGVASFTGDVSGSNAAGNALSSINPQDIETIDILKDASATAIYGSRAANGVVVITTKRGRTGKATVTYDGWTGVAKVQRLPDMMDAYQYTDIKNEGLRNAGTFNAATNAYALTNGPDGNPINTNWYDYAYRQGVSYSNSLSVSGGSESTNYYMSLNYSNQQGIIVKNDYKRLGVLFNIDHKISKSLSVGAKLQYANEDNLAVISSGSLDGQAFSTAGLGRVALVNSPNVSPYSNTGGYNLSGNNLGIMNNKVSQVGFYNPVVQIDLDRSYNYLNRVQSNAFVQYRPIPMVTLRSVYGIDYLYSTNDTFANPINGDGFAALGSAGMSYSQNKRSVWTTTAQADKTFNDEHTFSLLLGTEQQTTVNSSFGAGRSGLSDLAFNDFTAGYTQFSNTGGFGENYLVSFFGRLNYDYKKKYIVNGTLRQDEYSAFGPDKKAGTFYSVGLGYELAQEDFWKNGKMGKIFSSFKLRGSYGEVGNFAGLGNLAPNSYYSAGLFGGTPTLNFSQAGNSEIGWETSKKLDVGVNLGILKDRITFELAYYKNDIDGLIYNVPQAPSAGLPNSPQTNIGSMYNKGYEFTVNAQAITTKNFSWSSSFNFTYNKNEIEALTPTITQFTSATSGLETASISRVGTSLGMIYVVTTAGVDPATGRRIFVSGSTGRKMLYDHASPVASRWRYEDGTIAPGITSQDQQVYGNSQPKFYGGFNNNFKYKNIDLSLTITYQAGFYIYNGTQASIMDQRFWNNSVDILNRWTTPGQITAVPRVVAGDNMSNGSAVPLDINVYKGDFVKLRDISVGYTLPGSFLTKMKIASARVFLSGQNLLILTKYNGTDPEVSSNGGSNGSQGVERNSVASARVFTAGLNFKF is encoded by the coding sequence ATGAAAGAAAAACTACTCGTTTTGTTCCTTCTAATTTTGCTAAGTGCCTCGGTAAATGCACAACAGAAGACGATTACTGGAAAAATTACAGAAAAAGGAGGGCTTCCCCTTCCGGGAGTTTCCGTTACTGTTCCGGGAACTAGAATTGCCACTCAGACCAATGAGGATGGTGTTTATTCCATTACAGTTCCCAATAATACTACCTTACTTGCATTTCGTTTCCTAGGTTATGTAAGTAAAACATTAACTATTGCCTCAGGCACAATTAATGTAACATTAGAAGAAGATACAAGTACATTAAGTGATGTAGTTGTAACTGGCTATGGTACGGTTAAGAAAAGTGACTTGGTTGGTTCTGTAGTTTCAATTAGAGGTAATCAAATTGCAAATAGGCCTGTTCAAAGTTTTGATCAAGCGCTTGGAGGGAAGGCAGCTGGTGTTCAAATCACAATACCAAATGGTGTGCTCAACAATCCTCCCGTATTTCGTATTCGAGGTACTAACTCAATCTCATTAAGTTCTTATCCGTTAGTTATTGTTGATGGTGTTGCATCTTTTACAGGAGATGTGAGTGGAAGTAACGCTGCGGGTAATGCGCTTTCAAGTATTAATCCCCAAGATATTGAAACAATTGACATCTTAAAAGATGCATCTGCAACTGCAATTTATGGTAGTAGAGCCGCTAATGGTGTAGTTGTAATTACAACCAAAAGAGGAAGAACTGGGAAAGCAACAGTGACTTATGATGGTTGGACGGGTGTAGCAAAAGTACAAAGGCTGCCAGATATGATGGATGCTTATCAATATACTGATATTAAAAATGAAGGTTTGAGAAATGCTGGAACTTTTAACGCTGCAACTAACGCTTATGCATTAACAAATGGTCCAGATGGGAATCCTATCAATACAAATTGGTATGATTATGCTTATCGTCAAGGCGTATCTTATAGCAACTCATTAAGCGTATCTGGCGGTTCAGAATCTACAAACTATTACATGTCACTTAACTATAGTAATCAACAAGGTATAATTGTTAAAAATGATTATAAAAGATTAGGAGTGCTTTTTAATATTGATCATAAAATAAGCAAATCATTAAGTGTAGGCGCTAAGTTGCAATATGCTAATGAGGATAACCTCGCAGTGATTAGTTCGGGTTCTTTAGATGGACAGGCGTTTTCTACGGCAGGTCTTGGTCGTGTGGCCTTAGTTAATTCTCCTAACGTTTCGCCTTACTCAAATACTGGTGGTTATAATTTAAGTGGAAATAACCTAGGTATAATGAATAATAAAGTTAGTCAAGTAGGTTTTTATAATCCTGTAGTTCAAATAGATTTGGATAGGTCTTATAACTATTTGAATAGGGTTCAATCAAATGCATTTGTACAATATAGGCCAATTCCAATGGTTACCTTAAGAAGTGTTTATGGTATAGATTATCTATACTCTACCAATGACACCTTTGCAAACCCTATAAATGGCGATGGTTTTGCGGCGTTGGGCTCTGCGGGTATGAGTTATAGTCAAAATAAACGTTCGGTCTGGACCACTACTGCTCAGGCAGATAAGACATTTAATGATGAGCATACATTCTCTCTACTTTTAGGTACAGAGCAGCAAACTACTGTGAATTCCTCTTTCGGTGCTGGTAGATCAGGGCTTTCTGATTTAGCTTTTAATGATTTTACTGCTGGTTATACCCAGTTTTCTAATACAGGAGGTTTTGGAGAGAATTATCTAGTTTCATTTTTTGGCCGTTTAAACTATGATTATAAAAAGAAATATATAGTAAACGGTACTTTACGTCAAGATGAGTACTCTGCGTTTGGTCCTGATAAAAAAGCAGGTACATTTTATAGTGTAGGTTTGGGATATGAATTAGCGCAAGAAGATTTTTGGAAAAACGGCAAAATGGGTAAAATTTTCAGCAGTTTTAAATTAAGAGGTAGTTATGGAGAAGTTGGTAATTTTGCTGGTTTAGGCAATTTGGCCCCAAATTCGTATTACAGTGCAGGCTTGTTCGGGGGTACCCCAACTTTGAACTTTAGTCAAGCAGGTAATTCAGAAATTGGTTGGGAAACCAGTAAAAAATTAGATGTGGGGGTTAATTTGGGTATCTTAAAAGACCGGATTACCTTCGAGTTAGCTTATTATAAAAATGATATCGATGGTCTAATTTATAATGTTCCTCAAGCTCCATCTGCTGGTTTGCCTAATTCTCCACAAACTAACATAGGTTCTATGTATAATAAAGGTTATGAGTTTACTGTGAATGCACAAGCGATTACCACTAAGAATTTTAGCTGGTCATCATCATTTAACTTTACCTATAACAAGAATGAAATTGAAGCACTAACACCAACAATTACGCAGTTTACATCAGCAACATCAGGTTTAGAAACTGCAAGTATCTCTAGAGTAGGTACATCATTAGGTATGATTTATGTGGTAACCACTGCTGGTGTAGATCCTGCAACTGGAAGAAGAATATTTGTTAGCGGTTCTACAGGCAGAAAAATGCTTTATGACCATGCTTCGCCTGTGGCAAGTCGCTGGAGATATGAAGATGGGACAATTGCACCGGGTATAACTTCTCAAGATCAGCAAGTGTATGGTAACTCTCAGCCTAAATTCTATGGTGGTTTCAACAACAACTTTAAATATAAAAACATTGATTTGAGTTTAACTATTACTTATCAAGCAGGGTTCTACATCTATAATGGAACACAGGCATCCATCATGGATCAACGTTTCTGGAATAACTCTGTTGATATATTAAATAGATGGACTACACCTGGACAAATTACCGCTGTGCCAAGAGTTGTTGCGGGCGATAACATGTCTAATGGTTCGGCAGTGCCGCTTGATATCAATGTTTATAAAGGAGATTTCGTTAAATTGAGAGATATCTCAGTAGGTTACACTCTTCCGGGTAGCTTTCTTACTAAAATGAAGATCGCTTCTGCAAGGGTGTTTTTGAGCGGACAAAATTTACTCATCCTTACCAAATACAATGGTACTGATCCTGAAGTTTCATCAAATGGTGGTTCTAATGGTTCTCAGGGTGTTGAGCGTAACTCGGTAGCAAGTGCAAGAGTGTTTACTGCAGGATTAAATTTCAAATTTTAA
- a CDS encoding RagB/SusD family nutrient uptake outer membrane protein: MKRKIIYTLALLAVIATSCRKESKLNPESVNAVSFEFSFTTPDRVKAQVLGMYSGLKASDFYGGRYIVYNEVRADNYINLTTNAVTAYQVWNFTTSNNAQEVTGLWGAAYSVINRCNLFIDGMAAGGAATVGPALAANYVAEAKLVRAISYYSLLQLYARPYYDGNGNKPGVPLRLKGNSVAGNYDLARSTVGEVYTQILKDLSEAETALPLNYATAYDNTIRGHRNTAIAFKTRVYLSMQRYADVITEANKIVSAAAPFTATSGVANALQANVANVFKTPYTTTESILSSPMNATTDVVGGQNALGSYFFSVREFKLNDAGIIADAGWKTTDARRTLIGTATISGVSSKLMGKFATPSPYIDYVPIIRYAEVLLSLGEAITRSTNTVDARAISLLNAVRQRSDATTTFTAADFLTSQSLADAFLKERNIELLGEGLRSPDLLRLGLDLPAKGTVSSVPSTDRRYIFPISQTELLYNKLMTDN, from the coding sequence ATGAAAAGAAAAATAATATATACACTTGCATTGTTGGCTGTTATTGCTACATCATGCAGAAAGGAATCGAAATTAAATCCAGAATCGGTTAATGCCGTTTCCTTTGAATTTTCTTTTACTACCCCAGATAGGGTAAAAGCCCAGGTGCTAGGGATGTACTCAGGGTTAAAGGCCAGTGATTTTTATGGCGGTAGGTACATCGTTTACAATGAGGTAAGGGCAGATAACTATATTAACCTCACAACAAATGCTGTAACGGCTTATCAAGTATGGAATTTTACAACCTCTAATAATGCCCAAGAGGTAACTGGTTTGTGGGGTGCCGCTTACTCGGTAATTAATAGATGTAATTTATTTATAGATGGAATGGCTGCTGGTGGTGCTGCAACCGTGGGGCCGGCATTGGCAGCCAATTATGTTGCAGAAGCGAAATTGGTAAGGGCAATTAGTTATTATAGCTTATTGCAGTTATATGCTAGGCCATATTATGATGGTAATGGAAATAAACCTGGGGTTCCACTAAGATTAAAAGGAAATTCCGTTGCTGGTAATTACGACTTGGCTAGAAGTACTGTTGGAGAGGTTTATACTCAAATTTTGAAGGATTTGAGTGAGGCTGAAACAGCTTTGCCATTGAATTATGCTACAGCGTATGATAATACAATACGTGGTCATAGAAATACTGCAATTGCATTTAAAACAAGGGTTTATTTAAGTATGCAGCGTTATGCAGATGTAATTACAGAAGCTAATAAAATTGTGAGTGCTGCTGCACCGTTTACTGCAACATCAGGTGTTGCCAATGCGCTACAAGCTAATGTGGCTAATGTATTTAAAACCCCTTATACTACTACGGAGTCAATTTTATCGTCACCAATGAATGCCACTACCGATGTTGTTGGCGGGCAAAATGCATTGGGGTCGTATTTTTTCTCGGTAAGAGAATTTAAATTAAATGATGCTGGTATTATTGCCGATGCTGGTTGGAAAACAACAGACGCTAGAAGGACGTTAATAGGTACGGCAACAATAAGTGGGGTATCTAGTAAATTGATGGGTAAGTTTGCAACACCGTCTCCTTATATAGACTACGTGCCAATTATCCGCTACGCAGAGGTTTTGTTAAGTTTAGGGGAGGCTATTACCAGAAGCACAAACACAGTTGATGCTAGAGCAATTAGTCTGTTAAATGCAGTTAGGCAACGTTCAGACGCCACAACTACTTTTACGGCTGCGGATTTCTTGACTTCTCAATCCCTTGCTGACGCATTCTTAAAAGAGAGAAATATTGAGTTGCTTGGAGAAGGGTTAAGAAGTCCAGATTTATTGAGACTAGGTTTAGATTTGCCTGCAAAAGGAACCGTGTCTTCGGTTCCCTCAACGGATAGAAGATATATTTTTCCTATCTCGCAAACAGAATTGTTATATAATAAATTGATGACGGATAACTAA
- the rpsU gene encoding 30S ribosomal protein S21, protein MIIINIKDGESLDKALKRFKKKFEKTGVLRELRSRQAYEKKSVARRTEIKHAVYIQNMNQEGTL, encoded by the coding sequence ATGATTATTATTAACATTAAAGACGGCGAATCATTAGATAAAGCGCTTAAACGTTTCAAGAAAAAGTTTGAAAAAACTGGTGTATTGAGAGAACTACGTAGTCGTCAGGCATACGAGAAAAAATCTGTTGCTCGTCGTACAGAAATCAAACATGCTGTTTACATTCAGAACATGAACCAAGAAGGAACTTTATAG
- a CDS encoding tyrosine-type recombinase/integrase, with product MLISSFLTYLQHEKRYSPHTVKSYHTDLLQFEQFLEKEFETDLISAQPPQVRSFMVSLMEDKISENAIGRKISSLRSFYKYLLREQALKKNPMLLIKAPKVPKRLPVFIEETKMASLLDGLDRFDESFTSQRDKIVLEMLFGTGVRLAELLLLKETDVNFYESTIKVLGKRNKERIIPLHSELIVQIKNYIELKSLQKFDNKNTTLIVSNTGASGYPKLIYRIVTSYLTLISTQDKKSPHVLRHSFATSLLNRGADLNSIKELLGHASLAATQVYTHNSVERLKTIYKQAHPKA from the coding sequence ATGCTTATTAGTAGTTTTTTAACCTATTTGCAACATGAGAAGCGTTATTCTCCACATACTGTAAAGTCATATCATACTGATTTATTGCAATTTGAGCAGTTTTTAGAAAAGGAATTTGAAACTGATCTCATCTCTGCCCAACCGCCCCAAGTAAGAAGTTTTATGGTTTCTTTAATGGAAGATAAAATTTCTGAAAATGCCATTGGGCGAAAAATATCCTCTCTCCGTAGTTTCTACAAATATCTTTTACGGGAGCAGGCGCTAAAGAAAAATCCAATGCTTTTAATTAAGGCGCCTAAGGTTCCAAAACGCTTACCTGTGTTTATTGAAGAAACTAAAATGGCTTCATTATTAGATGGGTTAGATAGGTTTGATGAAAGTTTCACTAGCCAAAGAGATAAAATTGTTTTAGAAATGCTTTTTGGCACTGGAGTTCGTTTAGCAGAATTGTTACTTTTAAAGGAAACAGATGTTAATTTTTACGAATCAACGATTAAAGTGCTGGGTAAGAGAAACAAGGAGCGCATTATCCCATTGCATAGCGAACTAATTGTTCAAATTAAAAATTACATTGAATTAAAATCATTGCAAAAATTTGATAACAAAAACACTACCTTAATCGTTAGCAATACTGGCGCTTCAGGCTATCCCAAATTAATATACAGGATAGTAACTAGTTATTTGACATTAATATCAACTCAAGATAAAAAGAGCCCACATGTTTTAAGGCATTCTTTTGCAACTAGTTTATTGAATAGAGGTGCGGATCTAAATTCAATTAAAGAGCTGTTGGGGCATGCAAGCTTAGCTGCAACACAAGTTTATACGCACAATTCAGTAGAACGTTTAAAAACTATATATAAACAAGCCCATCCAAAGGCATAA
- the hpf gene encoding ribosome hibernation-promoting factor, HPF/YfiA family, producing MKIRVQSIHFNADKKLLDFIQKKVDKLDLFFDQIIGGEVYLKLENVEDEENKISEIKLMVPGGTLFAKEQCKSFEEATDLAIESLKKQITKHKDKTRAKLSEHKALLNADEVSDY from the coding sequence ATGAAAATTAGAGTACAGTCGATCCATTTCAATGCGGACAAGAAATTATTAGATTTCATTCAAAAAAAAGTAGATAAGTTAGATTTATTCTTTGACCAAATTATAGGGGGCGAGGTTTATTTGAAACTCGAGAATGTAGAAGACGAAGAAAATAAGATATCAGAAATAAAATTAATGGTTCCAGGAGGAACATTGTTCGCTAAAGAGCAATGCAAATCATTCGAAGAGGCTACAGATTTGGCCATCGAATCACTAAAAAAGCAAATTACCAAGCATAAAGATAAAACTCGTGCAAAATTAAGCGAACATAAAGCGCTTTTAAATGCTGATGAAGTATCTGATTACTAA
- the tuf gene encoding elongation factor Tu, whose protein sequence is MAKEKFDRSKPHLNIGTIGHVDHGKTTLTAAITKVLSDAGLSEARSFDSIDSAPEEKERGITINTAHVEYSTANRHYAHVDCPGHADYVKNMVTGAAQMDGAIIVVAATDGPMPQTREHILLARQVGVPSLVVFMNKVDMVDDPELLELVEMEVRELLSFYEFPGDDIPVIQGSALGGLNGDAKWVAKIMELMDAVDSYIPIPPRLTDLPFLMPVEDVFSITGRGTVATGRIERGVINSGDPVEILGMGAENLKSTVTGVEMFRKILDYGEAGDNVGLLLRGIEKTDIKRGMVICKPGSVTPHADFKAEIYVLSKAEGGRHTPFFNKYRPQFYFRTTDVTGEISLAEGTEMVMPGDNVTISVKLISPIAMEKGLRFAIREGGRTVGAGQVTEILK, encoded by the coding sequence ATGGCAAAAGAAAAGTTTGACCGCAGCAAGCCGCACTTAAACATCGGCACTATCGGTCACGTTGACCACGGTAAAACAACCTTAACAGCAGCTATCACTAAAGTGTTATCTGATGCAGGTTTATCTGAGGCACGTTCATTCGATTCAATTGACTCTGCTCCAGAGGAAAAAGAAAGAGGTATCACAATTAACACGGCTCACGTTGAGTATTCAACAGCTAACCGTCACTATGCACACGTTGACTGTCCAGGTCACGCGGATTACGTGAAAAACATGGTTACTGGTGCGGCTCAAATGGACGGTGCTATCATTGTGGTAGCAGCTACAGATGGTCCAATGCCACAAACTCGTGAGCACATTCTATTGGCTCGTCAGGTAGGTGTACCTTCATTAGTTGTTTTCATGAACAAAGTTGATATGGTGGATGATCCAGAATTACTAGAATTAGTAGAGATGGAAGTTCGTGAATTATTATCTTTCTATGAATTCCCTGGTGATGATATTCCTGTAATTCAAGGTTCAGCTCTTGGTGGTTTGAACGGAGATGCTAAATGGGTAGCAAAAATCATGGAATTAATGGATGCTGTAGATAGCTACATTCCAATTCCTCCACGTTTGACAGATCTTCCATTCTTAATGCCTGTTGAAGATGTATTCTCGATTACTGGTCGTGGTACTGTAGCAACTGGTCGTATTGAGCGTGGTGTAATCAACTCTGGTGATCCAGTTGAAATCTTAGGTATGGGTGCTGAGAACTTAAAATCTACAGTAACTGGTGTTGAGATGTTCCGTAAGATCCTTGATTATGGTGAAGCTGGTGATAACGTAGGTTTATTATTGCGTGGTATTGAGAAAACTGATATCAAACGTGGTATGGTAATCTGTAAACCAGGTTCAGTAACTCCTCACGCTGATTTTAAAGCTGAGATCTACGTATTATCAAAAGCAGAAGGTGGTCGTCACACTCCATTCTTCAACAAATACCGTCCACAATTCTATTTCCGTACTACAGATGTAACTGGTGAAATTTCATTAGCTGAAGGAACTGAAATGGTAATGCCAGGTGATAACGTTACAATTTCTGTGAAATTGATTTCTCCTATCGCAATGGAAAAAGGTCTACGTTTCGCTATCCGTGAAGGTGGTAGAACAGTAGGTGCTGGTCAGGTAACTGAAATTTTAAAATAA
- the secE gene encoding preprotein translocase subunit SecE: MAGVVQFIKESYEEMTQKVTWPTWGDLQNSAVLVLVASLIIALVVFAMDKGANYILETFYNSLSK, from the coding sequence ATGGCTGGTGTAGTTCAATTTATTAAAGAATCATACGAAGAAATGACCCAGAAGGTAACTTGGCCTACTTGGGGAGATTTGCAAAATTCTGCCGTACTGGTTTTAGTAGCATCATTAATTATTGCATTAGTTGTGTTTGCAATGGATAAAGGAGCTAATTATATATTAGAAACTTTTTATAATTCACTTTCTAAATAA
- the nusG gene encoding transcription termination/antitermination protein NusG — translation MNDQLKWYVVRAVSGKEKKVKQYIDSEISRLGLSHLVPQVLIPMEKYYQMKEGKKIAKERNFYPGYVLIEAVLDGELEHVIKGVNSVIGFLGDKAGNAIPMRQAEVNRILGKVDEMSQQAETMNIAYYVGENVKVMDGPFNGFTGVIEEVNEEKKKLKVMVKIFGRKTPLELNYMQVEKE, via the coding sequence ATGAACGATCAGTTAAAGTGGTATGTAGTTAGAGCGGTTAGTGGTAAAGAAAAGAAAGTAAAACAGTATATCGATTCTGAAATTAGCCGTTTAGGTCTTTCTCATCTAGTTCCTCAAGTATTAATCCCTATGGAGAAATACTATCAAATGAAAGAGGGAAAGAAAATTGCAAAGGAGCGTAACTTTTATCCAGGTTATGTTTTAATTGAAGCAGTTTTAGACGGAGAGTTAGAACACGTTATAAAAGGAGTGAATAGTGTTATTGGATTTTTAGGCGACAAAGCTGGAAATGCAATTCCTATGCGCCAAGCAGAAGTTAACCGTATTTTAGGTAAGGTTGATGAAATGAGCCAACAAGCTGAAACAATGAACATCGCATATTATGTAGGTGAGAATGTTAAAGTAATGGATGGTCCGTTTAATGGATTTACCGGAGTTATCGAAGAAGTTAACGAAGAAAAGAAAAAACTAAAAGTGATGGTTAAAATCTTCGGTCGTAAAACGCCACTGGAGCTTAACTATATGCAAGTAGAAAAAGAATAA
- the rplK gene encoding 50S ribosomal protein L11, with product MAKEVGALVKLQIKGGAANPSPPVGPALGAKGVNIMEFCKQFNARTQDKPGKVLPVVITVYVDKSFEFIIKTPPVAIQLLDATKLTSGSAEPNRKKVGSVTWDQVKSIAEDKMTDLNAFTIESAMKMVAGTARSMGITVSGDAPWTN from the coding sequence ATGGCAAAAGAAGTCGGTGCACTTGTTAAATTACAAATCAAAGGCGGAGCTGCAAACCCATCACCACCAGTAGGACCTGCATTAGGTGCTAAAGGTGTTAATATCATGGAGTTTTGTAAACAATTCAATGCTCGTACCCAAGATAAGCCAGGTAAAGTATTACCAGTTGTGATTACTGTATATGTGGACAAGTCTTTCGAATTCATCATCAAGACCCCTCCAGTTGCTATCCAATTATTGGATGCTACTAAATTAACGAGTGGTTCTGCTGAGCCCAACCGTAAGAAAGTTGGTTCGGTGACTTGGGATCAAGTTAAGTCAATTGCTGAAGATAAGATGACTGATTTAAATGCATTCACTATCGAATCTGCTATGAAAATGGTAGCAGGTACAGCACGCAGTATGGGAATCACCGTTAGTGGTGATGCACCCTGGACAAATTAA
- the rplA gene encoding 50S ribosomal protein L1, with protein sequence MAKLTKNQKLAHAKLEIGKSYSLQDAAALVKEITTTKFDASVDIDVSLGVDPRKANQMVRGIATLPHGTGKTVRVLVLCTPDKEEEAKAAGADFVGLDEYVAKIEGGWTDVDIIITTPACMAKVGKLGRVLGPRNLMPNPKSGTVTNEVGKAVTDVKGGKIDFKVDKTGIIHASIGKVSFSAEKIYENALEVLQTISKLKPSAAKGTYFKSIHVSSTMSPGIAIETKSVAGI encoded by the coding sequence GTGGCGAAATTAACAAAAAATCAAAAACTGGCACACGCTAAACTAGAAATCGGTAAATCGTATTCTTTACAGGATGCGGCTGCTTTGGTAAAAGAGATTACTACAACTAAATTTGATGCATCTGTTGATATCGATGTAAGTTTAGGCGTAGATCCACGTAAAGCCAATCAAATGGTACGTGGTATAGCTACTTTACCTCATGGTACAGGTAAAACTGTACGTGTTTTAGTACTTTGTACTCCTGATAAGGAAGAAGAGGCTAAAGCTGCAGGAGCAGATTTCGTAGGTTTAGACGAATATGTGGCAAAGATTGAAGGTGGTTGGACAGATGTTGACATTATTATCACTACTCCTGCTTGTATGGCAAAAGTAGGTAAACTGGGCCGCGTTTTAGGTCCACGTAACCTTATGCCAAACCCAAAATCAGGTACAGTAACCAACGAAGTTGGAAAAGCTGTAACTGACGTAAAAGGCGGTAAGATTGATTTTAAAGTTGACAAAACTGGTATCATCCATGCTTCAATAGGAAAAGTATCATTCTCAGCAGAGAAAATATATGAAAACGCGTTGGAGGTTCTTCAAACGATTTCTAAATTAAAACCTTCTGCTGCAAAAGGAACTTATTTTAAAAGCATTCACGTGTCTTCTACAATGAGTCCTGGAATTGCAATCGAAACTAAATCAGTAGCGGGGATCTAA
- the rplJ gene encoding 50S ribosomal protein L10 produces the protein MNREEKQEVVLALQEKMQEYGNFYIADTSGLSVEKVNNIRRKCFESGIEMKVAKNTLIKIAIDGLEGDSSEIHAALKGQSALLFSKVGNAPAKLIKSLRKGKETKPALKGAYIDTAIFVGDNQLDALVSLKSREELIGEIIGLLQSPAKNVVSALQSGGNKIAGIVKTLQERG, from the coding sequence ATGAACAGAGAAGAAAAACAAGAAGTAGTTTTAGCTCTACAAGAGAAAATGCAAGAGTATGGCAATTTTTATATTGCTGATACCTCAGGCTTATCTGTTGAGAAAGTAAATAACATCCGTCGCAAATGTTTCGAAAGCGGTATCGAAATGAAAGTTGCAAAAAATACATTGATCAAAATTGCGATTGATGGATTAGAAGGCGACTCGTCTGAGATACACGCAGCATTAAAAGGTCAATCGGCTTTATTATTTTCAAAAGTAGGAAATGCACCAGCTAAGCTGATCAAATCTCTAAGAAAAGGTAAAGAAACGAAACCAGCGCTTAAAGGTGCTTATATCGATACAGCAATATTTGTTGGTGATAACCAATTAGATGCATTAGTAAGTCTTAAATCAAGAGAAGAACTTATTGGTGAAATCATTGGATTATTACAATCACCAGCTAAAAACGTTGTGTCGGCATTGCAATCTGGCGGTAACAAAATTGCAGGTATTGTTAAAACACTACAAGAAAGAGGTTAA
- the rplL gene encoding 50S ribosomal protein L7/L12 — protein sequence MADLKAFAEQLVNLTVKEVNELAQILKDEYGIEPAAAAVAVAGPAAGGEAAAVEEKTTFDVILKEAGGAKLAVVKLVKDLTGLGLKEAKDLVDGAPKELKTGVAKDEAEALKKQLEEAGAVVEIK from the coding sequence ATGGCAGATTTAAAAGCGTTTGCTGAGCAATTGGTAAACTTAACAGTTAAAGAAGTTAACGAATTAGCTCAAATCTTAAAAGACGAGTATGGTATCGAACCAGCTGCTGCGGCAGTTGCTGTTGCAGGTCCTGCTGCTGGTGGCGAAGCTGCTGCAGTTGAAGAAAAAACTACTTTTGATGTAATATTGAAAGAAGCTGGTGGCGCTAAGTTAGCAGTTGTTAAATTGGTAAAAGACCTAACTGGTTTAGGTTTGAAAGAAGCTAAAGATTTAGTTGATGGTGCACCAAAAGAATTAAAAACTGGTGTTGCTAAAGACGAAGCAGAAGCTTTGAAAAAACAATTAGAAGAAGCTGGAGCTGTAGTTGAGATTAAGTAA